From a single Azospirillum fermentarium genomic region:
- the murG gene encoding undecaprenyldiphospho-muramoylpentapeptide beta-N-acetylglucosaminyltransferase, with the protein MSFLSEKPFMLAAGGTGGHFFPAEALARELLDRGYPVTLVTDRRGQAFGGTLEQVPVHRIHSAPPGAGFVNKAKAAVQMGVGLLQARALMRHLTPAAVVGFGGYPSVPTVFAAVHSGVPALIHEQNAVLGRANRMLAPGVRHLAVAFPEVSGLRDADRAKLVRTGNPVRPAIAALRDAGYAAPSADGPIHLLVMGGSQGARVLSEVLPAAITQLPEGLRARLHLSQQCRPEDLEGVRAAYAGAGLGGLELDSFFHDVPQRLAACHLAVTRAGASTVAELTCLGRPALLVPYPHAMDDHQTANARQLDAAGAAWMIPQPDFTAETVAARLASLLAAPDTLAATAASAHDWGTADAAARLADAVTAMAEAAAAGIPSTPSTRTEAAE; encoded by the coding sequence ATGAGCTTCCTGTCCGAAAAACCGTTCATGCTGGCCGCCGGGGGCACCGGCGGGCACTTCTTCCCGGCCGAGGCGCTGGCGCGCGAACTGCTGGACCGCGGCTATCCGGTGACCCTGGTCACCGACCGCCGGGGGCAGGCGTTCGGCGGCACGCTGGAACAGGTGCCGGTCCACCGCATCCATTCCGCCCCGCCCGGCGCCGGCTTCGTCAACAAGGCCAAGGCGGCGGTGCAGATGGGCGTCGGGCTGCTGCAGGCCCGCGCGCTGATGCGCCACCTGACCCCGGCGGCGGTGGTGGGCTTCGGCGGCTACCCGTCGGTGCCGACGGTGTTCGCCGCGGTGCATTCGGGCGTGCCGGCCCTGATCCATGAACAGAACGCGGTGCTGGGCCGGGCCAACCGGATGCTGGCCCCCGGCGTGCGCCATCTGGCCGTGGCCTTCCCCGAGGTGTCGGGGCTGCGCGATGCCGACCGGGCCAAGCTGGTGCGCACCGGCAACCCCGTGCGCCCGGCCATCGCCGCCTTGCGCGATGCCGGCTATGCGGCCCCATCCGCCGACGGCCCCATCCACCTGCTGGTGATGGGCGGCAGCCAGGGGGCGCGGGTGCTGAGCGAGGTTCTGCCCGCCGCCATCACCCAATTGCCCGAGGGCCTGCGCGCCCGCCTGCACCTGTCGCAGCAGTGCCGGCCCGAGGATCTGGAGGGCGTGCGCGCCGCCTATGCCGGCGCCGGCCTGGGCGGGCTGGAGCTGGACAGCTTCTTCCACGACGTGCCGCAGCGTCTGGCCGCCTGCCATCTGGCGGTGACGCGGGCCGGGGCGTCCACGGTGGCGGAGCTGACGTGCCTTGGGCGCCCGGCGCTGCTGGTGCCCTACCCCCACGCCATGGACGACCACCAGACGGCCAACGCCCGCCAGCTTGACGCGGCGGGCGCCGCTTGGATGATCCCGCAGCCCGACTTCACCGCCGAGACGGTGGCCGCCCGGCTGGCATCGCTGCTGGCCGCCCCCGATACCCTGGCGGCCACCGCCGCATCCGCCCACGACTGGGGCACGGCCGACGCGGCGGCCCGGCTGGCCGACGCCGTCACCGCCATGGCCGAGGCCGCCGCCGCCGGCATCCCCTCCACCCCCTCCACCCGAACCGAGGCCGCGGAATGA
- the murC gene encoding UDP-N-acetylmuramate--L-alanine ligase — protein MRALPLTIGTIHFVGIGGIGMSGIAEVLKNLGYEVQGSDLTENANVKRLRDLGIAVHIGHRAENLGSAAVVVVSSAVKRDNPEVVAARSALIPVVRRAEMLGELMRLKWAIAIGGTHGKTTTTSLVGAMLEHAGLDPTVINGGIINAYGTNTRLGAGEWMVVEADESDGTFTKLPACIAVVTNMDPEHLDFYGSFEQVRSAFDTFVQNIPFYGFAALCIDHPEVQAMIPRVSDRRIVTYGFSPQADVRAADVTLGPDGAVFDVCIAERGSGERRTIGGVRLPMFGPHNVQNALAAFAVGQEMGIPDLVMKEAMGRFTGVKRRFTRTGVSHGITVIDDYGHHPVEIAAVLRAARTAGTGRTIAVVQPHRYSRLASLFEEFCTCFNDADTVLVADVYAAGETPIPNISRDALVEGLRMHGHRNALPLNAPDQLARVVRDIAKPGDFVVCLGAGNITQWANALPGELDALMGTE, from the coding sequence ATGCGCGCACTTCCGCTGACCATCGGCACCATCCATTTCGTCGGCATCGGCGGCATCGGCATGAGCGGCATCGCCGAGGTGCTGAAGAACCTGGGCTACGAGGTCCAGGGCTCCGACCTGACCGAGAACGCCAACGTCAAACGCCTGCGCGATCTGGGCATCGCGGTCCACATCGGTCACCGGGCGGAAAACCTGGGCAGTGCCGCCGTGGTGGTGGTGTCCTCCGCCGTCAAGCGCGACAACCCCGAGGTGGTGGCCGCCCGCAGCGCGCTGATCCCCGTGGTGCGGCGCGCGGAAATGCTGGGCGAGCTGATGCGGCTGAAATGGGCCATCGCCATCGGCGGCACCCATGGCAAGACCACCACCACCTCGCTGGTGGGCGCCATGCTGGAGCACGCAGGCCTGGACCCCACGGTCATCAACGGCGGCATCATCAACGCCTATGGCACCAACACCCGTCTGGGTGCCGGTGAATGGATGGTGGTGGAGGCGGACGAGTCCGACGGCACCTTCACCAAGCTGCCGGCCTGCATCGCCGTGGTCACCAACATGGACCCCGAGCATCTGGACTTCTACGGGTCGTTCGAGCAGGTGCGCAGCGCCTTCGACACCTTCGTCCAGAACATTCCCTTCTACGGCTTCGCCGCCCTGTGCATCGATCACCCGGAAGTGCAGGCGATGATCCCCCGCGTGTCCGACCGCCGCATCGTCACCTATGGCTTCTCGCCCCAGGCCGACGTGCGGGCGGCGGATGTGACGCTGGGGCCGGACGGCGCCGTCTTCGATGTGTGCATCGCCGAGCGCGGCAGCGGCGAGCGCCGCACCATCGGCGGCGTGCGCCTGCCCATGTTCGGGCCGCACAACGTGCAGAACGCGCTGGCCGCCTTTGCCGTGGGCCAGGAGATGGGCATCCCCGATCTGGTCATGAAAGAGGCCATGGGCCGGTTCACCGGGGTGAAGCGCCGTTTCACCCGCACCGGCGTGTCCCATGGCATCACCGTCATCGACGATTACGGCCACCACCCGGTGGAAATCGCGGCCGTGCTGCGGGCGGCCCGCACCGCCGGCACCGGGCGCACCATCGCCGTGGTCCAGCCCCACCGCTACAGCCGGCTGGCCAGCCTGTTCGAGGAATTCTGCACCTGCTTCAACGACGCCGACACCGTGCTGGTGGCCGACGTCTACGCCGCCGGTGAAACCCCCATCCCCAACATCAGCCGCGACGCGCTGGTGGAGGGACTGCGGATGCACGGGCACCGCAACGCCCTGCCGCTCAACGCCCCCGACCAGTTGGCGCGGGTGGTGCGCGACATCGCCAAGCCCGGCGACTTCGTGGTCTGCCTGGGGGCCGGCAACATCACCCAGTGGGCCAACGCCCTGCCGGGCGAGCTGGACGCGCTGATGGGGACGGAGTAA